In Lolium rigidum isolate FL_2022 chromosome 3, APGP_CSIRO_Lrig_0.1, whole genome shotgun sequence, the genomic window CCTTGCAACTTTTCTGCTTTCCTTCTCTTCTatttatttcacgagaatacaacGATCGTGTCTATCCTCACGGAGCTCATGGTGAACGTGCCATCCCACGTCCGAGCAGATCGAGCAACAGCGCTCCGATCGTGTCAAAGACTAAGCCAAACGAGCTTATCTAAACCCTGAAAACTAGCTGACGAACTAACTGAAACTATCGACACCTATAACTGAATATTGACACTGACGAGCTAGATTAACTCCAGATATGAACAACAGCCAGCAAGACCTTTTAGCAGCCAGGCTGGTGCCTTCGTACGGTGATGGCCTGCTTGCCGTCAGGAAATCATCGAGCACCCCGGAGTTCCAAGATTCAGACAACAGCATTTCTTCAGTCTGGCTGAGGAGCAAGTGGAACTTGAAACCAGACGCCTTCACTCTGCCTCTCCAAATCCTGCTTTTGGACAGCCTCCCAAAGCCTCTCTTCGACAACCTACCGAAGCCCATCACTGCTTGGAGAAACAATGCTACCAGGGATTAACAAGAGCCTCAGCTCATTTGTATGCCATATAATTTATCCATGGCCGCTGGTGATCTTGGTCCAGGTGCAGAAAGTACCTGAGGAGTTTGTTTATATGATCGCGGTTTGGACAGTGATAATTACAGACGAGATGCACTTCATTCATAAACTGCAATgcgaagatgatgccgaagagacATTGTTGGATATGTTAGCTCTACATACATAGTGTATCAAACCTGTTGTGCCAAAACACCAGTTTGTTTCCTTTTTATGGATTCTGTAGTTTGGTACGATAGTACTCTAGCAGTTTGTTTCCTGTTTATGGATTCTGTAGTTTGGTACGATAGTATCAAAGGGGAAACAAGAACCTGTGTGTTACGTCTAGATGAGAATTTGTGATGTGAACTATGTTCTTGATAACGTTAGCTATAAACTATTGCAGAATTCAGGTGCTGTTTCGAACAGAACTACAGGAGTGCCAAAATTATCCATGTTCTTGGCAAATTGAGCTAACAGATGAAACAAAGGCAATGTAGGAGCTACCAAATAGAACAAATACTAATGAATGGCAAACTCGAAGCAAGAGCACCAAATGAAACAAATGCTAATAGAAAGGTGCATGCAACAGGTGCAAGTCAGCACAAAGAGAGAGCTTAGTACAAACGTTCAGATGCATCTAAAGTTAGCACATAGGGAGAGCTTAGTACAAAATTTCAGCCGGCGAGATGATAGCAATTGAGAAACATTGGTAACAAGGATCTATATACTAGGACAAGCATTTAGCTAAGGACATAGTTAGACAGATTGAGCTGACATAGCATTCTCGTAGATACCCCTAAAGGTGGAGAGACGAGACCAAGCCACAATGACTTTCATCTCACACTGGTCAAACTTGATGATTCTACTGTTACTACCTCGACTCTTGGGCTTGAAGCTCAGAAGGCGTTCCACCTTGCCATTCTCATTGACATTGAGTGCTTTCATAGAAACTAGCAGCTTTGGTTTAAACTTGCCTTCCTCAGGTGCAACAAGCTCAACAGAAACTACTCGTCGTGCAAGCTTCAGTTCACCATCTTCAATAGGTAGATTACCATCTTCAAAAGATACTAGAGTCAGCTCCTTCCTTCTAAGACTTCCAGTGCTGGCAGTGAACAAGCCCTTTGTATATTCCTTTGGCCACTGTCCCGCCAGAATATCAACGGTAATTGTTGCCTCCACAGAATTGAGAATATGGCCGAAGTTAAATTTCAAGGTGCTAAGTTTGCTAGTCGCAACACGAGTAATGTCACATGATGTACATGGGCCATTACATGTATAACACAGCGCTAACAAACTAAGATCTTTATCATCTGACTCCACAGTACCTTTCACCTTCAAATCCACCTCGAAATAGGTGGGATGTACTGTCACTACAACAGCCCGGGTAGGACCTGTAAGCGACAGAAACGGATCCTGCATGCAACATACAAATGCATAAATAAATTCTTTCATTCATTAACAGTAAAGACTCAAAGAACATACTGTTTAGGTGTACAAAAAAAAGGGCGATGATGAAATACTTTTCAAGCAAGAAATCAGAATAGAACGCAAGAAACTATCACATACAAGAAAAGAAGATCACAGAAACATACCAAGCTATAGATTCAACAGTTAGACAGGCGAGTCATCATATGCTTTCCTGGTCACAAACAACTGATGATATAACAAGAAAAAAGGTACTCATTTGCCAAATTATGTTCTCACTTTTTATTTGTGTTCCTGTACCAGTGTGTGGGCAACATGCTATTAAGTAACAGTAAAACTCAACCACCTAGGAGCTACCACAGCCAATTTGCGTTCCTAACCGTCCTATCACTCACTTAGACGGTTCAGATCTTCCCCCGTCCAGTCTCAACATCGGACAAACCAGTTTCCACCGTAACTCGCATATCAAGCCCAGCCCAACATTATTTGGGCCGCTACTCCTCAGATTGACCTGGGCATTTTCTGGTTGCTCGGGCCAAAAATGGGCCAGGTACAGGCTGACAATCTGATCCACTATGATTTGCTGGGGAGAGGGAAAAGGCCTGTGGCCTGCTCACGGTCGATGCAAAGCAGGGGATGCGGCCGACGCGATGCAAGGCCTCGCTCGATAAATCGGTCTCCTCGCACGCCGGTGGAGGTCCTCCCTAACCGATGCGGCAGGAAGAGGCGAAGAGTCGCGGCGGCACGAGCGATTGAAACCAGCATTGAAGCAAGCACCGATGCGCTCCTCTCGCCGGCAATTAATGGACGTACGTTACTCGTATCGCTGGCATACTTCATGCGACTATGTGTATATATGCTTCTTCCCCTAACCATTTTTTGGCCTCGGGCGGTGGTGATGAAGCCAAGAAGTTTGGGTCCGAGAGGAGCTCCACCGCTCGAGGCATCCATGAGATTGTGAGCAGATTGTCCCCCGCTCACTATGGCGAGGCACTCCCGGTGGGGCAAGATGACGGTGAGGCTGCAGTGCAGCCATGACTTCCATCTCTCCATTTCGGTAAGGAGTTATGTAGCACAAATCTTCAATGTATTCGATTTTGAAGTTCGATTCCCTTTTCCCCCTATGTTTTCTCTCGTCATCCATTGCTTTTGCCGGTCTGATGCGGTTGGTGCGGATCTGCCATGTATGTGGGGATTGGGGTTTGATCTGTAGATCCAGGTTGCAAATATTCTATCTGGTTACAAGCATCTAAATAATATTCATGGATTATTGATTTATTGGCAGACATATAATAAAGTCCCAAACTAACGAGGGCAAAATTATTTGAATGATACTGTATATTTGCTAAAAACAGCACCATGTAACCGGTCGGTGAGGAATCAGCGAGACGAACTTGGCTTCAATAAAGAAGCCCGTCGGCTTCGTGGCCTTCTTATGAGGAGGAGCAGCGGACACCATTGCCATCGGCTTGGATgcgagaggaggatgaggaggacgcaGGTTGTTGCTGTGACTCGCCAGCCTGCGTCCCTAGCCCCGGCTGCTCACCATTTTTTTTATCTATGTTCTCTGACCTTCTCTATACATATCCTCTCTTATGGTTACAAAATTTACCTCCTGCATGGTTTGTATCTGCTAGAAAATTTGAAAAAGATGTTCTTTGGCAGACAGATTACACCAGACTTAGACAACACCGAGTTACCATGGATCTGATAGTTCCTTTTGCCTTTTCACCTATCAGAAAGCCAGCTATGAGATTGTTCCACCAAAGGCAACAAATTTATTCTTATTCCTATTTTGCAAATAAATTGGCTGTACGTATTGCTGGTTCCATAAGTTTCTTGGACAATTCTACAATTTCTTTTTTAATGTTTACTGTCAATGATCCAGCTATCTTATAAGCTTATTGTGTGAATGATTGTCTTCTTTTATGAGGAAATATACCAAAGGAAAGATGCTTCAAAAGTACTATTTAGGACAGTCCCAAGTATCCTCTTGAATGTATATTTTTTGAAGGCTGTATTTGTTATAACCACAGTCCTCTTTCATTCCCCCATTGGCAAAAATTCGTCAAGTTGCTGAAACATTTCTACACTCAGGGGCGGAGCCAGAAATTTAGGACAGAGGGGACCAAATGATGTTATGAGGAGCCATACTGGGCACGAATCATTAATGTTGTCTCAAATACAAGGGAGTAGCAAGCTATATACGTGCAAATGTGAGAGCATGAGGGGGGCCGTGGCCCCTGCCAGTCCCCCTGCCTCCGTGAAAGATATACACTTTTTCAGTATTGATATAGCGTGTAAGATATGGTTACGTGTTCAgaatattgcttaccacttgtatttttgtgaaatgttagtGCACTTAGTTTACATGGAGGTGCTTGCTCTCATTGACCTATGACTTAGATTGAGATATTCGATGAACATTGgtccattttttttttgtgttcacTACAAAAGGTTCTTTTCAACTGCCACTGTTGTGTTCATATTAGTACTACTAATTATCTGATGTGTTTTTTCATTTCTTATACTACTATTTTCAGTTTCAGGGGCTGAGTTTTTAGCTTTCATTGTACCATCGTCACTGTTTATTTATGACCAGGTAATGCAGAATAATTTCCGAAAGCATTTTTCAGCAACCAGTTAAAGACTTGTCACTTGGTTACTAGAAGGTTTCTTAAAGACATTTCTTAGATATATAGATTACTTATGCACGAAAATTCTAGCTGCTAATTCACTCTGTACAAATAATTCATTTTATTTGGAAACACAATGTTTGCCATTTGAATAGAACTAGAGCTAGGCTTGCAAATAATTGTCAGCCCTCGATACCCAGAAGCTGTGTTGCCAATTTATTTGTTCTCCACTAAACATTTACATCTCAAATGAAATATTTTGATAGGTGAGGACACTTGTTCTACTTATGTGCTCCCACACTTAAATGAAGCAGCTATGCGAATACCATCGAATGTTTTTTGCTAACATTTGCCATTATAAATTGGAACGTGCTTATTTCACGGCTGGAGTTTATGAAAATTTAGGGACATCACCTTTTTGGCTCTGCTATTATACTCCTTGTGTGCATACGAATCAGATTTGAGATACATACAGTTTTCTATGGCCTAAGCTCTTGTGTTTCTTATTCATCGGTGGGCTATGTTCAGAGTAAGTGGCTTGTAACTTTCTCTATATCATTTCCATCAAGGGATCAATTGAATCTGAACTCTCTCTATTGTTTTATTTCCGGAAAATGGAGAACTATTTTTGTTAAGCAATCGAGTCTTTTTTGTTAGCACACCCTCTACGTTACATAGTTGTGTCCACAGCTGGATGCTAAATGAAGTGATAATTAACTTAATGAATTAAGACAATTTATTTCTCATATCCATAAGTAACTTAATGAAGTAATCAAGTCCATTTTTTTTGGGTCTCAACTGTACGTTTTCTTGAGTAATTATCAGTTCGCATGGATGCTTTTTCAGGTAGTGTGTTTGCTCCGAAGGAATGAAAAGTCCCTTCCATACGGACCGATGAATTTAACGATGCAACATGTGTAGAAATGAACGATCTCAAATTGAGAAAAGTCGAATCCAATTCAAATCAAACCTTATCCATGCTATTCTACAATGGATCGAGTATGTATAGATGGAAATAAGCAATTACAAGGATGTACGGACACCGAAGAGGcagaacttatccaccattaacCTCCCTAAAAAATCCAAACGGCAAATGTTGGCAAGCTAGGTCTTTTTCTCTCTCGCTATTGTCATGGATTTGATGACACCGACAATGAGAAATAACCAATCATAATAGACAATTCAGTATATTGTTTAGAAAATTTGAACGTCTATCTTTTTTctcaatatttttttaaaatgtaTATCATTATATAAAAAAAATGGACGGGCGTGGCAACGCGCGCCATCATGGTCTAGTTATATGTAACATGAGTTGGCAGTACTAAATACAGACTGTTAAAGCAACTCAATGCTGATGAATTTATGATTATTTAGCAAATCTTATTTGCTATTAGACAGGATTTTTTAGGAAGCTAATTTCAAGTATGGTGTGCTTTACAACCGGTGATGAAATACATTCAAGAAAGAAATCGGAGTAGAACACAAGAAACTATCACATACAAAAAAAAAGGAGATTACAAAAACAGACCAAGCTATGGATTCAACAGTTAGACAGCTCATCCCAAGAAAAGATTTAGAGAGACTCAAATTCTTAAGAGAACAGTCATGATTCTTTTAGAAGTTGCAGTCACTGCTCTATAGGACTGCCCAGAATTGGCATCCTAAATGCACCACAATTCATCCAGCTTGGAGGCCTCTATGGGATTATAGGACACAGGATGTCTTTGACTGGGTGGTGCAGGAAGCTAAACACAGAATTCGCAAGATCAGGAAGGGAGTCAGAAGACAATAACTGTCTGAAGAAAAAAAGCAAACTTGTGTTTTGTTGTTTCAAAGTTGGGCTTTTTGGTAGTGCTGCTTTCCGGTTTCAGTCTGGAGTTATATGCTTGTTCCTTGTGTCTACTGAACTAAATCTTTAGTTGTGTGGGTGGGGAGTGAGTTTCTGGGAGGGTTATATTAGTTGGCTAGTCTGCTCCTTGTAATAGCTGTTAACCCCAGCAACATTGGAACTCGTTGTTTGCTTAAATAAATCAGAGCATGATGTTTTTTTTCTCTCAAAACTGCTCTATAGGACTGCCCAATACATGAAAATATGCACAACATTGACATCCTAAATGCACACAATTACACTAGGTTGAAATGTAGAGACTACTGACACACAAAAGACATAATCACCGGTTCAAATGTATCAACTTGCATGCTTGCACCAGATCTGATCTACAACTAAAAAACAATGGTGGTACTTATAGTTTGCACTCCATTTGTTACTCATTCTGAACGGGTTTTTTAGGAAGCTAATTTCGAGTGTGGTCAGTGTTTCCTCAATTTTTGTTTAGAAGCAACTATTGTATGCCGGAATTTTGAACCGTGGTCTGCAAgcttatacatttcctacttcaaaGAATTCGAGTTGATGGTGAGTCCACTTCTCACTTCTGTTCTGCTAACATGTATGAACTGTTGCAAATAtacataaataaaatataaaacaagctGGAAATATACTTTTACAGTGTACAAACAGATTGTCACCACAATGCAGCCAATCCTCACTCGTCTCTCATCTGCCTTTCATCCCCAAAAACCATTCTCATGCCGCCACTCCTTCCTAAAGCCTGCCTTGTTGCTTTCAGAATTCTTAAACACACTTCAAATCTTGCACAAATGTTTTTACTTTTCTTAAAAAATGATATTGTTTCGTCTCAAAACTTGCATTGAACTAATTTGTAATTATCTGGGTTATGTGAATCATCATATCTTTACAGAAAAATAAGTACTCAGTTTCTCACTTTTTATTTGTGTTCCTGTACCAACGTGCTGGCAGCATGCTAATATATGCAAAAATGATACGAGTTGGCAGTATTAAGTACAAACTGTTACAGCTAGGGTAAATATACACATGGAAGTGCAAATATATACAAACCTCAGAGTGAACAGTTTGGCAATTGTCCCTTTCGCGGTAAAAGATGACATTACGCTTGTGATCCACCACATCACGCACCGCGACCACGCCATAGACATCAAGCGGCCAGTCCAAGCCCTCTGTCACTTCCTCGATCTTAATGGAGAAGACCTGAAGAGTTGGCTTCATGCCGATGAATGTGCAATCCAGGTCCTTGGAGTTGGTGAAGCACATTGGAGGGATTTGTGCTGCAGGATTGATGGTTCACGAATTTAGTTACTGAAGAGTTAAGATACCAAGCAATGGGTGCTGCAGTATTGATTGTTAGCAAATTTAGCTACTGCAGAATTAAGATAGCTAGCCAAGGGTGCTGCAGTATTTCTAGCAAGCAATGGGTTAATGCAGAGTTGAGATAGCAAGCAGTGGGTGCTGCAGTATTGATGGCTAGCGAATTTAGTACCAACTGCAGAGTCAAGACAGGAAGCAACGGTGTGTTAAGATAGCATGCAATGGGTTAATACTGCATACTAAACATAGCAAGAAAATGGTCTCACGGGGCTGTAAGACTACTACTTACTTGTGTCCTCGTAAGAAGCACACTCGTGGGCGGCGTAGTTATCATTCCAGAACTTGCGGTATAGCTGAGCCTCATATGCATTATTGTCGGTGCGGGCCTCTTGAGGTTCAGattccctctccttcttccttcTTGCCCGAAACGCTGCAAGCGCCGCCTCAACAAATGGCGGCTTTGAGGGCTGAATCACCGCCTGCGTCTGCTTCTCCTTGCTGACAGCCGCCTTCTCCAAAACACCCTTCTCCTTGGCTTCCATGCTCCTCCTCCTATCAGCTATAGCCGTCCTCGCGACGCTCAGGCGCTACACGCGTACAGTCGGAAAGGCTTGATTTTCCTAATGCGAGAAAACCCTAAAAGATAGATCTGGGGATCGGCTCGGATGGAAGTATATATAACACTCTGGAGAATCGCCCTTGAATTAGATTCGGAACTTGAAGTTCTGCTCGCATTCGGAATCTACTTAAATATAAATTTGGTCATTTTCAATAAAATTGATGCAAATTTTGCTCAGATTGGAAAAATTTTCAAAATCATTTTTGCTCAGATTTATATATTTTGCTCAGATTCGAAATTTGTTTAACTTTAAATTTTTTCAGTTTCAATAAAATTGATGCAAATTATGTGGAGATGGAGGTTTGAACGCAAGCCTATGCCATGTTAAACCAGAGCTACAACCCCTGGGCTATAGACAAGATTATTAGGTAGGAAAACAGAGAAAGATCTTCTTACTTTGACGAACTAGTAAATTAATGGGCAGGCCCACTTGCGGCCGCCTTCAGGCGACGCGTCCATCCTGTAACCTATGAAGCGATAGGCTGACGCTCCCCGGGAGTTCCCCGAAGTTCCTGTCTACCGACATGGTGGGTATGGGCGAAACACCGCACACCTAGGCGGACTTGTAACCCTAATCCTCATCAATACGCAAGGTAGAGCACACCAAAGCTATCACAACGAACTTGTAACCCTAATCCTCATCAATCGAGAAGCAGACAAGCAACACGTAGGGTTTTCACTCTAGGAacctgaagctgggtaaatcttGTCACTGTGTTGTATTGTCTGCACGCTAACGAATCTCCACCGCATCTCTCTTCCCTAAATCCCAAGTCCATAATCTATGGGCATCGCCGTGGTACCCCACGTCAATTGGAGTCGTCTGTGGGAAGCTTGTGCACTGGGTCAAGGTTTCTGTGGTCCGACGACTATGATCTATGACACCATGACTCTCCGAGAAAATCGATCTCCTTCGCGTCCATCACCTTCATGCCGCACTCGCCAACCTTATGGTCGGTGTCGAGGGTacccctcggcaatgcccaccttttggggcttagggttgacagaatcctgcaggctaacatgagaaatcggataccaaacaaacggggagagagatttacctaggttcggggccctcggtgaggtaaaacccttacttcctgcttgtctgatcttaatTATTGAGaaaatcgggttacaatggggtagccgaaggcttcgaCTATGATCTCGTCGCGAGGCTAAGGTTTCGTAtgtcctagctctagacttatggtggttATGGCTAAGTTGATTGtatgtccctcggcagaccctctcctggcccttatattgtgagccaggtctcgagaggtctgtccgggtacgactaggttacaaagaggtctatgtctaaactttccttgttttctttgtctTCTTGCTTTGTTCTTCAACAATCCTTCTTTGAAACCGACATAACGGCCCACCTCGGttcgtggatgatcttcatgggcccttgGCCGGGCGTAGGAGGTAGCctaatactagttacccgaagggtaatgcccacatcagtagctcccgagtgtctggccgaagaagcttcgggcagggctaAAATTGTCTTCTATCGAACATTCACAATAGCCGAAAGATCTTGAATTCTTCGGAACATAAACGTCTTttgta contains:
- the LOC124694247 gene encoding uncharacterized protein LOC124694247, with protein sequence MKPTLQVFSIKIEEVTEGLDWPLDVYGVVAVRDVVDHKRNVIFYRERDNCQTVHSEDPFLSLTGPTRAVVVTVHPTYFEVDLKVKGTVESDDKDLSLLALCYTCNGPCTSCDITRVATSKLSTLKFNFGHILNSVEATITVDILAGQWPKEYTKGLFTASTGSLRRKELTLVSFEDGNLPIEDGELKLARRVVSVELVAPEEGKFKPKLLVSMKALNVNENGKVERLLSFKPKSRGSNSRIIKFDQCEMKVIVAWSRLSTFRGIYENAMSAQSV